The following proteins come from a genomic window of Salvia hispanica cultivar TCC Black 2014 chromosome 4, UniMelb_Shisp_WGS_1.0, whole genome shotgun sequence:
- the LOC125219226 gene encoding secreted RxLR effector protein 161-like, with protein MKRISYASAIGSIMYAMISTRPDVAYALSMTGRFQQNPGEEHWKIVKTILKYLRRTKEYFLVYGGQPELSVTGYTDASFQTDHDDYKSQSGYVFILNGGAVSWNSSKQGTTADSTTEAEYIAASEAAKEVVALLEFVKELGVFPSASSAIPLYCDNTCAVAQAKEPRATNRNKHVPRRYHLIREIIERDDIKLERVPTDDNLADPFTKPLYSKTQQAL; from the coding sequence ATGAAGAGGATCTCATATGCTTCGGCTATAGGATCTATTATGTATGCCATGATATCTACTAGGCCAGATGTGGCCTATGCGCTTAGCATGACAGGCAGATTTCAGCAAAATCCCGGTGAGGAACATTGGAAAATTGTTAAGACTATTCTTAAGTATCTTAGAAGGACTAAAGAATATTTCTTAGTCTATGGTGGACAACCAGAGTTATCAGTTACTGGGTATACTGATGCTAGTTTCCAAACAGACCATGACGACTATAAGTCTCAGTCTGGATATGTTTTTATCCTCAATGGTGGAGCAGTGAGTTGGAATAGTTCCAAACAAGGTACAACTGCCGATTCCACCACCGAAGCCGAGTATATTGCTGCATCTGAAGCTGCCAAAGAAGTTGTTGCTTTGTTAGAGTTCGTTAAGGAACTGGGTGTCTTTCCGAGTGCCAGTAGTGCAATACCTTTGTACTGTGACAACACTTGTGCTGTTGCGCAAGCAAAAGAACCCAGAGCTACGAACAGGAACAAGCACGTTCCCAGAAGATATCATCTGATCAGAGAAATAATCGAAAGAGACgacataaaattagaaagagtACCCACTGATGATAATTTAGCTGATCCTTTCACTAAACCGTTATATAGCAAAACACAACAAGCACTTTGA
- the LOC125223713 gene encoding probable carboxylesterase 2, giving the protein MADEILHDFSPMHRVYKNGRVERLTGEDVVPPSLDPATGVQSKDVEIAPEINLSARIYLPPNAHPTKKLPLLVYYHGGGFVIESAFSPLYHKHLNHLVAQANVIAVSVNYRLAPEFPLPIAFEDSWHALKWIAEGKEEWINEFADLNRVYLGGDSAGANIAHNIAMQVGSENPEGFNLQGIFLNCPYFGGVDPIGSETTEEFKGGREFCEKLWRFVCPSLRDTDEGWVNPGKDPKLSGLGCGKVLVYVAGKDHLKDRGWYYKLVLSNCGWKGKIECFEVAGEDHVFSVFVPDNQVGVDMIKKVASFINN; this is encoded by the coding sequence atGGCCGACGAAATCCTCCACGATTTTTCCCCTATGCATAGAGTCTACAAAAATGGCAGAGTCGAGAGGCTCACTGGCGAAGATGTCGTCCCTCCATCTCTAGATCCAGCCACGGGTGTCCAATCCAAAGACGTCGAAATCGCACCGGAGATCAACCTCTCCGCTCGGATTTACCTCCCGCCCAACGCCCATCCTACCAAAAAGCTCCCTCTCCTCGTCTACTACCACGGCGGCGGCTTCGTCATCGAATCCGCCTTCTCTCCACTCTATCACAAGCACCTCAATCACCTAGTCGCCCAAGCTAACGTCATCGCCGTCTCGGTAAATTACCGATTAGCCCCCGAATTCCCGCTACCGATTGCGTTCGAGGATTCATGGCACGCTCTCAAGTGGATCGCCGAGGGAAAGGAGGAGTGGATCAACGAATTCGCCGATCTGAACAGGGTGTATTTAGGCGGGGACAGCGCCGGCGCGAATATAGCACACAACATCGCAATGCAGGTCGGGTCGGAGAATCCGGAGGGTTTCAATTTGCAAGGGATTTTCCTCAATTGCCCTTACTTTGGGGGCGTGGATCCGATTGGGAGCGAAACGACGGAGGAGTTCAAGGGTGGGAGGGAGTTTTGTGAGAAATTGTGGCGATTTGTTTGCCCGAGCTTGAGGGATACCGATGAGGGATGGGTGAATCCGGGTAAGGATCCGAAGTTGTCGGGTTTGGGTTGTGGTAAAGTGCTGGTTTATGTTGCGGGGAAGGATCACCTCAAGGATAGAGGATGGTATTACAAGTTGGTGCTGAGCAATTGTGGATGGAAGGGAAAAATCGAGTGCTTTGAAGTTGCAGGTGAAGATCATGTGTTCAGTGTGTTTGTTCCGGATAATCAGGTTGGCGTCGATATGATCAAGAAAGTGGCTTCCTTTATTAATAACTAA
- the LOC125223714 gene encoding chaperone protein ClpB1-like, translating into MKGQLTEAVRRWPYCVVLFDEVEKAHPAVFNTLLQVLDDGRLTDRKGRTVDFTIVMTSNLGAEYPLRGLSRNCTMESAHELVMQEVEIVRAGAVQQPRRDSGLQPSLPRPAEVQVNVVVKCLADTMGVTEAALDVILARVMI; encoded by the exons ATGAAGGGGCAGTTGACGGAGGCTGTGAGGAGATGGCCTTATTGCGTGGTCCTGTTTGATGAAGTGGAGAAAGCCCATCCGGCAGTGTTCAATACTTTGCTGCAAGTTTTGGACGATGGCAGGCTAACCGACAGGAAAGGTCGTACAGTAGACTTCACGATCGTCATGACCTCGAACCTTGGAGCCGAGTATCCTCTAAGAGGATTGAGCAGGAATTGCACCATGGAAAGCGCTCATGAGTTGGTGATGCAAGAG GTGGAAATAGTCCGAGCCGGAGCTGTTCAACAGCCTAGACGAGATAGTGGTCTTCAACCCTCTCTCCCACGACCAGCTGAGGTCCAGGTCAATGTCGTTGTGAAGTGCCTGGCAGACACCATGGGCGTCACGGAAGCAGCACTTGATGTCATACTGGCCAGAGTTATGATCTA G